In a genomic window of Chryseobacterium sp. G0162:
- the rplK gene encoding 50S ribosomal protein L11 has protein sequence MAKKVFKMVKLQVKGGAANPSPPVGPALGSAGVNIMEFCKQFNGRTQDKPGQVLPVVITVYEDKSFEFVIKTPPAAIQLMDAAKIKGGSGEPNRNKVGSVSWDQVKKIAEDKMADLNCFTMDSAVSMVAGTARSMGLRVTGTKPTFNA, from the coding sequence ATGGCTAAGAAAGTCTTTAAAATGGTAAAGCTTCAGGTGAAAGGTGGCGCAGCTAACCCTTCTCCACCAGTAGGTCCAGCATTGGGTTCTGCAGGTGTGAACATCATGGAGTTTTGTAAGCAATTTAACGGAAGAACCCAAGATAAGCCAGGGCAAGTTTTACCTGTAGTAATTACAGTATACGAAGACAAATCTTTTGAATTCGTTATTAAAACTCCACCTGCAGCAATCCAGCTAATGGATGCAGCTAAAATCAAGGGAGGTTCTGGTGAACCAAACAGAAACAAAGTAGGTTCAGTATCTTGGGATCAGGTAAAGAAAATCGCTGAAGATAAAATGGCGGATCTTAACTGTTTTACAATGGATTCTGCAGTTTCTATGGTTGCAGGTACTGCTAGATCTATGGGATTAAGAGTAACAGGAACTAAACCAACTTTTAACGCTTAA
- the rplA gene encoding 50S ribosomal protein L1, with product MAKLTKKQKEALSKVEKGRIYNLEEGSALVKEVNTAKFDASVDIAVRLGVDPRKANQMVRGVVSLPHGTGKDVKVLALVTPDKEAEAKAAGADYVGLDEYLQKIKDGWTDVDVIVTMPAVMGKLGPLGRVLGPRGLMPNPKSGTVTMEIGKAVTEVKAGKIDFKVDKYGIIHAGIGKVSFDAAKIKENAQELISTLIKMKPTAAKGTYVKSIYLSSTMSPGIAIDTKSVN from the coding sequence ATGGCAAAATTGACTAAAAAGCAAAAGGAAGCTTTAAGCAAAGTAGAAAAAGGAAGAATCTATAACCTTGAAGAAGGTTCAGCTCTTGTAAAAGAAGTGAACACTGCAAAGTTTGATGCTTCTGTAGATATCGCTGTAAGATTAGGTGTAGACCCAAGAAAAGCAAACCAAATGGTAAGAGGTGTTGTATCTCTTCCTCACGGTACTGGTAAAGATGTTAAAGTTTTGGCTTTAGTAACTCCAGATAAAGAAGCAGAAGCTAAAGCTGCTGGTGCTGATTATGTAGGTCTTGACGAATATTTACAAAAAATTAAAGATGGTTGGACAGACGTTGACGTTATCGTTACTATGCCAGCTGTTATGGGTAAATTAGGTCCATTAGGTAGAGTATTAGGTCCAAGAGGTTTAATGCCAAACCCTAAATCAGGAACTGTAACAATGGAAATTGGTAAAGCAGTAACTGAAGTGAAAGCAGGTAAAATTGATTTCAAAGTAGACAAGTATGGTATCATCCACGCTGGTATTGGTAAAGTATCTTTCGATGCTGCTAAGATCAAAGAAAATGCGCAGGAATTGATCTCTACATTGATCAAAATGAAGCCAACTGCTGCTAAAGGAACTTATGTGAAGTCAATCTATTTGTCTTCTACAATGAGCCCTGGTATTGCAATTGATACTAAATCTGTTAACTAA
- the rplJ gene encoding 50S ribosomal protein L10 → MTKDQKVVAIQEIKDLLQDAKVVYVADLDGLNAGKSSDFRRQAFKQNIKVKVVKNTLLQKAMEQIEGVDYSEMFPTFKGNSALMIADTANAPAKLIQGFRKKEEKPALKSAFVQETFYLGDNNLDMLANIKSREEMIGEIIGLLQSPIQRVVSALQNKPETVEAKAEEAAPVVEETPAAEAPEAAAESTEETSAE, encoded by the coding sequence ATGACAAAAGACCAAAAAGTTGTAGCAATACAAGAGATCAAAGATTTGCTTCAGGATGCAAAAGTAGTATACGTAGCAGATTTAGACGGTTTGAACGCTGGTAAATCTTCTGACTTCAGAAGACAAGCTTTCAAGCAAAATATCAAAGTAAAAGTTGTAAAAAATACACTTTTACAGAAAGCAATGGAACAAATCGAAGGAGTAGATTACTCTGAAATGTTCCCTACTTTCAAAGGTAACTCAGCGTTGATGATTGCTGATACAGCAAACGCTCCTGCTAAGTTAATCCAAGGATTCAGAAAGAAAGAAGAGAAGCCAGCTTTAAAGTCTGCTTTTGTTCAAGAAACTTTCTACTTAGGTGACAACAACCTAGACATGTTGGCTAACATCAAGTCTAGAGAAGAAATGATCGGTGAAATCATCGGATTACTTCAGTCTCCAATCCAGAGAGTTGTTTCTGCTCTTCAAAACAAACCTGAAACTGTAGAAGCTAAAGCTGAAGAAGCTGCTCCTGTAGTTGAAGAAACTCCTGCTGCTGAAGCTCCAGAAGCTGCTGCAGAAAGCACTGAAGAAACAAGTGCTGAATAA
- the rplL gene encoding 50S ribosomal protein L7/L12 yields MSDLKNLAETLVNLTVKDVNELATILKDEYGIEPAAAAVVVAAGGAGDAAEEKTEFDVILKSAGASKLAIVKLVKDLTGAGLKEAKDIVDGAPSAIKEGVSKDEAEALKKQLEEAGAEVELK; encoded by the coding sequence ATGTCAGATTTAAAAAATTTAGCTGAAACGCTAGTAAACCTAACTGTAAAAGACGTAAACGAATTAGCTACTATCCTTAAGGATGAGTACGGAATTGAGCCAGCTGCTGCTGCTGTAGTAGTTGCTGCAGGTGGAGCAGGTGATGCTGCTGAAGAAAAGACTGAATTCGACGTAATTCTTAAGTCTGCAGGTGCATCTAAATTAGCTATCGTTAAATTAGTAAAAGATTTAACTGGTGCTGGTCTTAAAGAAGCTAAAGATATCGTAGACGGTGCTCCTTCTGCAATCAAAGAAGGTGTTTCTAAAGACGAAGCTGAAGCTCTTAAGAAGCAATTAGAAGAAGCTGGTGCTGAAGTAGAATTGAAATAA
- a CDS encoding T9SS type A sorting domain-containing protein has protein sequence MTKKLFEKLAAMLMTLMMSAVVFAQQGYEPIRGMGVEAKPVNNSGICLACYNGSMNPVVDASLDNSVSMGNFASLISGNGISVKNKNTTYPAGYITGFNVDLGTSFITIDLLSSLRISTYKNGVLQETTTSSTLLSVPAFGESKNRIFLHFKTSKEFDEVRLYQTNVLSVFSAMNVYYAFAFDPARVPVDNNGICDDIIAGSGVDGNVSGSSSFLAPLSYVQNKENIGDGNKNSFGKIVLPIGLLGSYSVGVLDKNQVYPAGNRTGFVIEPDDQGKLLSAEFLKNITIETYLFGQLQDSKQLSDGGGLINIKVIGYGSGKQKITLTTTKPFNEVRLKITQTVGFNLGALKVYYAFEEPVSCECDDKIQTSGSAVPGNLVTGSSWTSGPGFLGLILAKMTNPEAIVDNNPSNYATATVPAASIFSIFSAFATVSSNSMLPANTMAGFTVEKAGNLLGVSVLENISVTLYNGNSVTDTFTSSGSLISGNFFTTNSNKFYVGGKATKPFNRMKITFNSGTAVRIPQNYYIYNAFASKDDDNDGVPNCFDRCPGGDDSIDNNGNGIPDCAEGCTVVNDKSPTLDTDGDGIVDACDFDSDNDGIPDSMEDFDKNGKFEDDDLEGDILITPILGDAIPNYRDLDSDNDGILDLFESGIPVSVINQIDADHNGIIDSGVQVGKNGLADILETYPDSGTLKYPIRNTDGDNLPDFLDITSNGSDFDLYQIGKGNLDTLGGGFISTINDSDKDGIQAVVDTDLVKRGAPNSPLSPYASLLKNGLNNSAKMGESSEIREAADDVKIYPNPIKAGENLMITAAEEGTYTLFSAEGKAVKSGKFSARTGVDTGSLPTGIYIINIETKSTIKSYKVIVK, from the coding sequence ATGACCAAAAAATTATTCGAGAAACTAGCTGCAATGCTTATGACATTGATGATGTCTGCGGTAGTATTTGCACAGCAAGGGTATGAACCGATCCGTGGAATGGGAGTGGAAGCAAAACCGGTAAACAATTCCGGGATTTGTTTGGCATGTTACAACGGAAGCATGAATCCGGTTGTGGATGCCAGCCTGGACAATAGTGTGAGTATGGGGAACTTCGCTTCTTTAATAAGTGGGAACGGAATCTCTGTAAAAAATAAGAATACCACTTATCCGGCAGGATATATTACCGGATTTAATGTGGATCTTGGAACAAGCTTTATTACAATTGATCTTTTAAGTTCATTAAGAATTAGTACATATAAAAATGGAGTTCTTCAGGAAACTACAACAAGCAGTACGCTTTTATCAGTGCCTGCATTTGGTGAAAGCAAAAACAGAATATTCTTGCATTTTAAGACTTCTAAGGAATTTGATGAAGTGAGATTGTATCAAACCAATGTTCTTTCCGTATTCAGTGCAATGAACGTGTATTATGCATTTGCATTCGATCCTGCCAGAGTACCGGTAGATAACAATGGGATTTGTGATGATATCATTGCAGGAAGTGGTGTGGATGGTAATGTGTCCGGAAGCAGCAGTTTTCTTGCTCCGCTTTCTTACGTTCAGAATAAAGAGAATATCGGTGATGGAAATAAAAACTCCTTCGGGAAAATAGTTCTTCCTATAGGATTATTAGGATCTTATTCGGTAGGAGTATTAGATAAAAATCAAGTATATCCTGCAGGGAACAGAACTGGGTTTGTAATTGAGCCTGACGATCAGGGGAAATTGTTAAGTGCTGAGTTTTTAAAGAATATTACGATTGAAACTTACTTATTTGGACAGCTGCAAGATTCTAAACAACTTTCAGACGGTGGAGGATTGATTAATATTAAAGTTATTGGATATGGTTCAGGGAAACAAAAAATAACTTTAACAACCACTAAGCCTTTCAATGAAGTAAGATTGAAGATTACCCAGACGGTAGGATTTAACCTGGGAGCACTTAAAGTGTATTATGCTTTTGAAGAGCCGGTCTCTTGTGAATGTGATGATAAAATTCAGACCAGCGGTTCAGCGGTACCTGGAAATTTAGTAACAGGATCAAGCTGGACATCAGGACCTGGATTTCTTGGTCTTATTTTAGCTAAAATGACAAATCCGGAAGCCATTGTTGATAATAATCCATCCAATTACGCAACGGCAACAGTTCCGGCTGCCTCTATCTTCAGTATTTTCTCCGCATTTGCTACCGTAAGCAGTAATAGTATGCTTCCTGCTAATACGATGGCGGGGTTTACTGTGGAAAAAGCAGGAAATCTTCTTGGGGTAAGCGTTCTTGAAAATATTAGTGTAACATTGTATAATGGAAACTCTGTAACAGATACTTTTACCAGCTCAGGAAGTCTTATCAGCGGAAATTTCTTTACAACAAACTCCAATAAATTTTATGTAGGAGGAAAGGCTACGAAACCTTTTAACAGAATGAAAATTACCTTCAATAGTGGTACTGCTGTTCGTATTCCTCAAAACTATTACATCTATAACGCATTTGCCAGCAAAGATGATGATAATGATGGGGTTCCAAACTGTTTCGATCGTTGTCCTGGAGGAGATGACAGTATTGATAATAACGGTAATGGTATTCCGGATTGTGCAGAAGGATGTACAGTGGTGAATGATAAATCGCCTACATTGGATACGGATGGAGACGGAATTGTAGATGCGTGTGATTTTGATTCTGATAATGATGGTATTCCAGATTCTATGGAAGACTTTGATAAAAATGGAAAATTTGAAGACGATGACTTGGAAGGAGATATCTTAATTACTCCTATATTGGGCGATGCTATTCCAAATTACCGTGATTTGGACTCTGATAACGATGGAATTTTAGATCTTTTTGAATCAGGTATTCCGGTTTCAGTGATTAACCAGATCGATGCAGACCATAATGGTATTATTGATAGTGGTGTTCAAGTAGGTAAAAACGGGTTAGCAGATATCTTGGAAACGTATCCTGATTCCGGTACTTTAAAATATCCGATTAGAAATACCGATGGAGATAATCTTCCTGACTTCCTTGATATCACTTCTAACGGTTCAGACTTTGATCTGTATCAAATAGGCAAGGGAAATCTTGATACATTAGGTGGAGGATTTATTTCTACAATCAATGATAGTGATAAAGATGGTATTCAGGCAGTAGTAGATACTGATCTTGTGAAAAGAGGAGCTCCGAATTCTCCACTTTCACCGTATGCTTCATTGCTTAAAAATGGATTGAATAATTCTGCAAAAATGGGGGAATCTTCAGAAATAAGAGAGGCAGCAGATGATGTGAAAATCTATCCTAATCCTATCAAAGCTGGAGAAAATCTTATGATTACAGCAGCTGAGGAAGGAACTTATACATTATTCTCTGCAGAAGGAAAGGCTGTAAAGTCTGGTAAATTCTCAGCACGTACAGGTGTAGATACTGGTTCATTGCCTACGGGAATTTATATCATTAACATAGAAACCAAATCAACGATAAAATCTTATAAGGTAATTGTGAAATAA
- the rpoB gene encoding DNA-directed RNA polymerase subunit beta, with the protein MSKTKSTTQGNPRINFSSAKGKIVTPDFLDIQIESFREFFQLDTLPEARKTEALYKTFQENFPITDSRNQFVLEFLDYLVDSPRYSIDECVERGLTYSVPLKARLKLYCTDPEHEDFQTVVQDVYLGPVPYMTPSGSFIINGAERVIVTQLHRSPGVFFGQTYHANGTKLYYSRIIPFKGSWMEFTTDINSVMYAYIDRKKKLPLTTLLRAIGYESDKDILQIFDLAEEVKVSKAALKKVEGRTLAARVLNTWFEDFVDEDTGEVVSIERNEIILDRETILEKEHLDLILDAGVKSILIHKENSNEFSIIQNTLQKDPTNSEKEAVEYIYRQLRNADPPDEETARGIIEKLFFSEQRYSLGEVGRYRLNKKLGLNIPTTTEVLTKEDIIAIVRHLIELVNSKAEVDDIDHLSNRRIKTVGEQLAGQFGVGLSRIARTIKERMNVRDNEIFTPLDLVNAKTLTSVINSFFGTNQLSQFMDQTNPLSEITHKRRLSALGPGGLSRERAGFEVRDVHHTHYGRICPIETPEGPNIGLISSLGIYAKINNLGFIETPYRKVEDGKINLNADPIYLNAEDEEDKVIAQANVELSDNGDFLTDRIIARLDGDYPVVEPAQVNLIDVAPNQISGISASLIPFLEHDDANRALMGSNMMRQAVPLLKPQAPVVGTGLEQQVARDSRILINAEGTGTVEYVDADRIVIKYERSEDEDLVQFESATKTYKLTKFRKTNQSTTITLRPNVRVGDVVEKGQVLCDGYATEKGELALGRNLVVAFMPWKGYNFEDAIVINEKVVREDWFTSIHVDEYSLEVRDTKLGMEELTADIPNVSEEATKDLDENGMIRIGAEVKPGDIMIGKITPKGESDPTPEEKLLRAIFGDKAGDVKDASLKADSSLRGVVINKKLFSRNIKDKKKRTEEKLKLEEIENTYKAKFDELRNTLIEKLNTLVSGKTSQGVQNDLDEEIIGKGVKFTHKLLTSVEDYVNVSGSDWTVDADKNELIKQLIHNYKIKYNDIQGVKNREKFAISIGDELPAGIMKLAKVYIAKKRKLNVGDKMAGRHGNKGIVSRIVREEDMPFLEDGTPVDIVLNPLGVPSRMNIGQIYETVLGWAGQKLGMKFATPIFDGASLDQITEYTEKAGLPKFGHTHLYDGGTGERFTQAATVGVIYMLKLGHMVDDKMHARSIGPYSLITQQPLGGKAQFGGQRFGEMEVWALEAFGASNILREILTVKSDDVIGRAKTYEAIAKGESMPEPGIPESFNVLLHELQGLGLDVRLEE; encoded by the coding sequence ATGAGTAAAACAAAATCAACAACTCAAGGAAATCCGAGAATTAATTTCTCATCAGCGAAAGGAAAAATTGTAACTCCAGACTTCTTGGATATCCAAATCGAGTCTTTCAGAGAATTTTTCCAGCTTGATACACTTCCTGAAGCCAGAAAGACAGAAGCTCTTTACAAGACTTTCCAAGAGAATTTCCCAATTACGGATTCAAGAAACCAATTCGTATTAGAATTCCTAGACTATCTGGTAGATTCTCCACGTTATTCAATCGATGAGTGTGTGGAAAGAGGACTTACTTATTCAGTTCCTCTAAAAGCAAGACTTAAACTGTACTGTACTGACCCGGAACACGAAGATTTCCAAACAGTGGTTCAGGATGTATATTTAGGTCCGGTTCCTTACATGACTCCTTCTGGTTCATTCATTATCAATGGAGCAGAGCGTGTAATCGTAACTCAGTTACACAGATCTCCGGGTGTATTCTTCGGACAAACTTACCACGCTAACGGAACCAAACTTTACTATTCAAGAATTATCCCTTTTAAAGGATCTTGGATGGAATTCACAACGGATATCAACAGCGTAATGTACGCGTATATCGACCGTAAGAAAAAGTTACCATTAACAACTTTATTAAGAGCTATCGGTTACGAATCTGATAAGGATATCCTTCAGATCTTCGACCTTGCTGAAGAGGTGAAAGTTTCTAAAGCTGCCCTTAAAAAAGTAGAAGGGAGAACATTGGCTGCGAGAGTATTGAACACATGGTTCGAAGATTTCGTAGACGAAGATACAGGTGAAGTAGTTTCTATCGAAAGAAACGAAATCATCTTAGATAGAGAGACTATCCTTGAAAAAGAACACTTAGATCTTATCTTGGATGCTGGGGTGAAATCTATCCTGATTCACAAAGAAAACAGCAATGAATTCTCTATCATCCAGAATACATTACAAAAAGACCCTACGAACTCTGAGAAAGAAGCAGTAGAGTACATCTATCGTCAGTTAAGAAACGCAGATCCACCAGATGAGGAAACTGCAAGAGGAATCATTGAAAAATTATTCTTCTCTGAGCAGAGATATTCATTAGGTGAAGTAGGACGTTACAGACTAAACAAAAAATTAGGTCTTAATATCCCAACTACAACTGAGGTTCTTACAAAAGAAGATATCATTGCAATCGTAAGACACTTGATCGAGCTTGTGAACTCTAAAGCTGAGGTTGATGATATCGACCACTTATCAAACAGAAGAATTAAAACTGTTGGTGAGCAATTAGCAGGACAGTTCGGAGTAGGTCTTTCAAGAATTGCAAGAACAATCAAGGAGAGAATGAACGTTAGAGATAACGAAATCTTTACTCCACTTGACCTTGTTAATGCTAAGACTTTAACCTCTGTAATTAACTCATTCTTCGGTACCAACCAGCTATCTCAGTTCATGGACCAAACCAACCCTCTATCAGAGATCACTCACAAGAGAAGATTATCTGCACTAGGGCCTGGTGGTTTATCAAGAGAAAGAGCAGGTTTCGAGGTTCGTGACGTTCACCATACTCACTACGGAAGAATTTGTCCGATTGAAACTCCGGAAGGACCAAACATCGGGTTGATTTCATCTTTAGGGATTTATGCAAAAATCAACAACCTTGGTTTCATAGAAACTCCATATAGAAAAGTAGAAGATGGTAAGATTAATCTTAACGCAGATCCTATTTACCTAAATGCAGAAGACGAAGAAGACAAAGTAATTGCTCAGGCAAACGTTGAATTGAGTGATAATGGTGATTTCTTAACAGACAGAATTATTGCAAGATTAGATGGTGACTACCCGGTAGTTGAACCAGCTCAGGTTAACCTTATCGACGTTGCACCAAACCAGATTTCTGGTATTTCCGCTTCTCTAATTCCATTCTTGGAGCATGATGATGCGAACCGTGCATTGATGGGATCTAACATGATGCGTCAGGCCGTTCCTCTATTGAAGCCACAGGCTCCAGTTGTAGGTACAGGGCTTGAGCAACAAGTTGCAAGAGACTCTAGAATCTTAATTAACGCTGAAGGTACAGGTACTGTAGAGTACGTAGATGCTGACAGAATCGTTATTAAATATGAAAGAAGCGAAGACGAAGATTTAGTACAATTCGAGTCTGCTACTAAAACATATAAACTTACTAAGTTTAGAAAAACTAACCAGAGTACAACGATTACCCTAAGACCAAACGTAAGAGTAGGTGATGTAGTGGAAAAAGGACAAGTACTTTGCGACGGTTATGCTACTGAAAAAGGAGAATTAGCTCTTGGTAGAAACTTAGTGGTAGCGTTCATGCCTTGGAAAGGGTATAACTTCGAGGATGCGATCGTAATCAACGAGAAAGTTGTACGTGAAGACTGGTTTACTTCAATCCACGTAGATGAATATTCACTGGAAGTTCGTGATACTAAATTAGGTATGGAAGAACTTACGGCTGATATTCCAAACGTATCTGAAGAAGCTACTAAAGACCTTGATGAGAACGGTATGATCAGAATCGGTGCTGAAGTGAAGCCTGGAGATATCATGATTGGTAAAATTACTCCAAAAGGTGAATCTGACCCGACTCCTGAAGAAAAACTTCTTAGAGCAATCTTCGGTGATAAAGCTGGTGATGTAAAAGATGCATCATTAAAAGCTGACTCTTCATTAAGAGGAGTTGTTATCAACAAGAAATTGTTCTCTAGAAACATTAAAGACAAAAAGAAAAGAACTGAAGAAAAACTTAAACTTGAAGAGATTGAAAACACTTACAAGGCTAAGTTTGACGAGTTGAGAAACACTTTAATTGAAAAATTAAATACACTGGTAAGCGGTAAAACTTCTCAAGGGGTACAAAATGACCTTGATGAAGAGATTATCGGTAAAGGGGTGAAGTTTACTCACAAGTTATTAACTTCAGTTGAAGATTATGTAAATGTTAGCGGTTCAGACTGGACAGTAGACGCTGACAAGAATGAATTGATCAAACAATTGATTCACAATTACAAAATCAAATATAACGACATCCAAGGGGTTAAAAACCGTGAGAAATTTGCAATTTCAATCGGAGATGAGCTTCCAGCAGGGATCATGAAGTTAGCTAAAGTTTACATCGCTAAGAAACGTAAACTGAATGTAGGGGATAAGATGGCAGGACGTCACGGTAACAAAGGTATCGTATCAAGAATCGTTCGTGAAGAAGATATGCCATTCCTGGAAGACGGAACACCAGTAGATATTGTATTGAATCCACTAGGGGTACCTTCTCGTATGAACATCGGACAGATTTATGAAACAGTTCTTGGATGGGCTGGTCAGAAGTTAGGTATGAAGTTCGCTACGCCAATCTTTGATGGAGCTAGTCTTGATCAGATTACTGAGTATACTGAGAAAGCAGGCCTTCCTAAATTCGGTCACACTCACCTTTATGATGGTGGTACCGGAGAAAGATTTACACAGGCAGCTACCGTGGGTGTTATCTACATGCTGAAACTAGGACACATGGTTGATGATAAGATGCACGCACGTTCTATTGGTCCTTACTCATTGATTACTCAGCAGCCGTTAGGAGGTAAAGCTCAGTTCGGTGGTCAGAGATTCGGAGAGATGGAGGTTTGGGCACTTGAAGCATTCGGTGCATCTAACATCTTGAGAGAGATCTTGACAGTGAAGTCGGATGACGTGATTGGTAGAGCAAAAACTTATGAAGCAATTGCAAAAGGTGAATCTATGCCTGAACCAGGTATTCCAGAATCATTCAACGTATTACTTCACGAGTTACAAGGTCTTGGATTAGACGTAAGATTGGAGGAGTAA